The Dysidea avara chromosome 13, odDysAvar1.4, whole genome shotgun sequence genome includes a region encoding these proteins:
- the LOC136242589 gene encoding RNA polymerase II subunit A C-terminal domain phosphatase SSU72-like, with protein MKIAVVCSSNNNRSMEAHYLLSKKGFQVKSFGTGSVIKLPGLSVDQPNVYQFGTSYEQMYQDLLEKEPNYYTQNGILRMLDRNRRMKEKPEKFQDSPDVFDLIITVEERIYDSVVEDFQSRAVSSSIPAHVINIEIKDNHEDATLGAFLIYELCQMLRESSDVENDIEDVIQEFEYKHTRTILHTPVFY; from the exons ATGAAGATCGCTGTGGTATGTTCCAGTAACAATAACAGGAGTATGGAAGCACATTATTTATTGAG TAAGAAGGGTTTTCAGGTGAAATCATTCGGTACTGGGTCGGTGATAAAGTTGCCCGGTCTGTCTGTGGATCAGCCGAATGTGTACCAATTCGGGACCTCATACGAGCAGATGTACCAAGACCTTCTAGAGAAGGAGCCCAATTA CTACACACAGAATGGCATACTCAGGATGCTGGATAGAAATCGGAGGATGAAAGAAAAACCCGAAAAATTCCAGGACAGTCCGGACGTATTTGATCTGATCATTACCGTAGAAGAACGAATTTATGATAGCGTTGTAGAAG ATTTTCAAAGTAGAGCTGTTTCGTCATCAATTCCTGCTCACGTGATTAACATTGAGATCAAAGACAATCACGAAGATGCCACATTAGGCGCCTTCTTGATTTATGAACTATGTCAAATG CTACGAGAGTCAAGTGACGTTGAAAATGACATTGAAGACGTCATACAGGAATTTGAGTACAAGCATACAAgaactatactacacacaccagTTTTTTATTGA
- the LOC136242596 gene encoding glycoprotein 3-alpha-L-fucosyltransferase A-like, whose amino-acid sequence MNYLSRKYIAVLGVIGVIILICEWNRDFNTLFHNEDDDLTVNEKDATQLTKRRKKNLQYQGYESCHRATTIPRKLLCSNNSTNLTIFSIMERNLIRQYFAHNEEAKDCRLTNGQRVYCNFTADVNYFRTADVLYIRECFSYCMSPAYSDQLTIRYNRGPEKRECCGPQNIKLSDIRVSYTLESTIPFPFMCWPDIQQPVLDALHLPPPKGRHGIAMFVTDCIEWRLRYLKELMKYIHINSFGKCLHNTEDGVSRHRGTDLYKPKKQETILRYKYKFLLTFESTVIVDYVSEKIWHGYMSQTVPIYYGTKDVYDQAPGANTFIDATKFAGPKELAEYIKKVDRDDDLYRSFFNFDIEITRKFQEKHCPPEPLGCAMCKELYQLKQKRCATKRSH is encoded by the coding sequence ATGAATTACCTGTCAAGAAAGTACATAGCAGTACTTGGTGTGATTGGAGTGATTATACTTATTTGTGAATGGAATAGAGATTTTAACACATTATTTCATAATGAAGATGATGACTTGACTGTAAATGAAAAGGATGCCACTCAATTGACAAAACGGCGAAAGAAGAATTTGCAATACCAGGGATATGAGTCTTGTCACAGAGCTACGACTATACCACGTAAACTTCTTTGCTCAAATAACAGCACTAATCTTACAATCTTCAGTATCATGGAAAGAAATCTTATTAGACAGTATTTTGCTCATAATGAAGAGGCAAAAGATTGTCGTCTTACCAATGGTCAGAGGGTATATTGTAACTTCACCGCTGATGTGAACTATTTCCGTACTGCCGATGTTTTGTATATACGAgaatgcttctcatactgtatGTCGCCTGCTTATTCTGACCAACTAACAATTCGCTATAACCGTGGACCAGAAAAACGTGAGTGTTGTGGACCTCAAAATATTAAATTGTCTGACATAAGGGTCAGCTACACACTAGAAAGTACGATCCCTTTCCCCTTCATGTGCTGGCCAGATATACAACAGCCTGTGCTAGATGCATTGCACCTTCCACCACCAAAAGGAAGGCATGGGATTGCCATGTTTGTGACCGACTGCATTGAATGGAGATTGAGGTATTTAAAAGAACTGATGAAATACATTCATATCAATTCCTTTGGAAAGTGTCTGCATAATACTGAAGATGGGGTGTCACGGCATAGAGGCACAGACTTGTACAAACCGAAGAAACAAGAGACAATATTAAGATACAAGTACAAATTCTTACTGACATTCGAGTCCACAGTAATCGTTGACTATGTTTCAGAGAAGATCTGGCATGGTTACATGTCACAGACTGTCCCTATCTATTATGGAACTAAAGATGTGTATGACCAGGCACCAGGCGCTAACACTTTTATAGATGCTACAAAGTTTGCCGGACCTAAAGAGCTAGCAGAATACATCAAGAAAGTTGACCGGGATGATGACCTATATCGATCATTTTTCAACTTTGATATTGAAATTACTCGCAAGTTTCAGGAAAAACATTGTCCACCTGAGCCACTGGGGTGTGCTATGTGTAAAGAATTGTACCAGTTAAAACAGAAGAGGTGTGCAACGAAACGTAGTCACTAA
- the LOC136242599 gene encoding ribosome maturation protein SBDS-like, translating into MAGIFTPTNQVRLTNVAIVRMKKAGKRFEIACYKNKVVSWRNKTEKDVDEVLQTATVFVNVSKGQVAKKEDLVAAFGTDDQTEICLQILAKGELQVSERERQAQLETMFRDIATIVAAKCVNPDTRRPYTVGVIERAMKDAHFSVKLHKNSKQQALEVMRQLKDHMPIERAKMKLKVTAPARDTKKVMEKMKQLNCQIEEESHDPDLILVVLVDPGTFRELDEVVRAETKGKGSVEVVSVREVLEGDELLT; encoded by the exons ATGGCCGGAATATTTACCCCCACCAATCAAGTGCGACTGACCAACGTTGCTATTGTAAGAATGAAGAAGGCCGGTAAACGATTCGAAATCGCTTGTTACAAGAACAAGGTGGTTTCGTGGAGAAATAAAAC CGAGAAAGACGTTGATGAAGTGCTGCAAACTGCGACAGTTTTTGTCAATGTGTCTAAGGGTCAAGTGGCCAAGAAAGAAGATCTGGTAGCTGCTTTTGGTACTGATGATCAAACTGAGATATGTTTACAG ATATTGGCTAAAGGAGAGCTGCAGGTATCAGAACGAGAACGACAGGCACAACTTGAGACAATGTTTCGTGACATAGCAACAATCGTTGCTGCAAAATGTGTCAACCCGGATACAAGACGCCCCTATACTGTTGGAGTAATAGAGCGAGCAATGAAAGATGCCCACTTTTCTGTTAAACTGCACAAAAACTCTAAACAACAG GCTCTAGAGGTGATGAGACAGCTAAAGGATCACATGCCGATAGAACGAGCTAAGATGAAGCTGAAGGTGACTGCCCCAGCTAGAGACACCAAGAAGGTGATGGAGAAGATGAAACAGCTGAACTGTCAAATTGAGGAAGAGTCACATGACCCTGATCTTATTTTG GTAGTACTGGTTGATCCAGGAACGTTTCGTGAATTAGATGAAGTGGTGAGAGCAGAGACTAAGGGAAAGGGTTCAGTGGAGGTGGTCAGTGTACGAGAAGTGTTGGAGGGAGATGAACTGTTAACCTGA
- the LOC136242594 gene encoding pre-mRNA 3' end processing protein pfs-2-like, with amino-acid sequence MAADVLHPSQYSYQVIKTFSAGDEIKQLLRSQRAPVARRIVDYHSSAFRHIKDRIWQKRGYTTPAIQPDALYSGAVGIPSNFELCLSSSVTTKYIKMMHNKVKSPIFCAQWDPDGRRLVTGAASGEYTLWNAINFSFEALLQAHDAPIRSMSWSHGHEWLISSDDRGFVKYWQSNMNNVHTFQAHSDPVRCHSLSPNDSKLVTGSDDGTVRIWDFSTCNEEFILRGHGADVKCIDWHPSKSLIVSGSKDNQQPVKLWDPKAGQGISTLHLHKGAVQDVKWNANGNWMITASRDNLIKVLDIRAMKEMYVLRGHRRDVNTLEWHPIHECLFASGGSDGAVYFWIVGNVRDVGCIETAHDGFIWDLDWHPLGHVLCSASNDHTCKLWTRNKPGDEMTDKYNTSSHHAAADSTELDISSVGLPGIGYTKQQQQQNTSITLPPPSRVHQQSDIGVTDSRDIGIKIESGAISVPVLGKDLVLTEKDLINIANTISSTNRDTLHEVAPQPLPNAQQPLPPQLPVNNLPPFEPRRNFNQGPSDVPWETNYPPRPPPPPPPHGDWNQPPIGPPGREEFNRPPPKEWGEFPPPEFRRFHGRPNEWVHPSRRPEGGWGFDQQRDRRWKGDMPGPHEFRRDFRGDRDHGGMRDFPPEQFDDRRIQDGGERMFHRYDDHNRPNDGAKFPTRDPYRWERGDQPQPNWGGQEQFDARTSNSGQPQKPPFPDQQQQQPGCEEDSGRQQQTALENKQGLNQQGFDPSKGPMNVPTDVAKGPIPQQQYGGQGGQDQLHTAAPLNQPLQFDAGRAINDQGQRPPSQPIRRPDGSFQGVPPGHHMPGQQGSGGPPSRGLPNQQVRDPRMEGLQGGPPKQPNFPDEHKQQVPMGRPPAPDRPFDRGDGPPPQVMPSGPGGPSSQPQQPPRGPRNREAAWLQDANQFNASRAGPRSNVPPGQQQHFDATRSQDNSFPANVTFPPSNVPPPNVPFDPTKPPPFMPNQPPPPFRNQEQMPPLLEGLSRPQMHAIPHQEPSLRGHPPEGLGMDVPKRQEQFVQKSLKQHDSTAPPWSAAAAATKPIEQPMGGLFNDQPTNQQIQNLLNARTLLPTPPQDGGSKPSDNVPTSVPTEGFHKPPFSDKGPGQMIDPRIQNARQDNMSFDPRMGQNINQRGDVRQQQQQPPQGDMNMIMPPDRRTRDFRMEGGRPDMRPMGQNFDPRMRPGREEGGHPPQQEFQLSRERDMIQEPPWSSGGMDRGQPHDFQEDKRRTLLPPPIMLHNDEDTNSHPPGRQGEFPDDGRRRDQRFDDYRGEKSWHGRPDYDRGRRDPQREPRRSPPRRNSASDRPPTKRPRRDKEPSNRHVGERDRERNNDKEKDRKPERSRGNDKPKSNDRSTEKTVGSEKPRNS; translated from the exons ATGGCCGCAGACGTTCTACACCCTAGTCAATACTCTTATCAAGTTATAAAGACTTTTTCAGCTGGAGATGAAATTAAACAGTTGCTAAGGTCACAAAGAGCTCCTGTGGCAAGAAGAATCGTCGACTACCATTCTTCCGCGTTTAGACATATAAAG GATAGAATATGGCAGAAGAGAGGGTATACCACTCCCGCCATTCAGCCAGACGCGTTGTACAGTGGAGCT GTTGGCATTCCATCAAATTTTGAGTTGTGTTTGTCAAGTTCTGTCACCACCAAATACATCAAGATGATGCACAATAAAGTGAAGTCACCGATATTTTGTGCCCAG TGGGACCCTGATGGTCGCAGGTTGGTCACTGGTGCTGCTAGTGGAGAATATACTTTATGGAATGCAATAAATTTTAGCTTTGAAGCTTTATTACAA GCCCATGATGCGCCAATACGGAGTATGAGCTGGAGTCATGGCCATGAGTGGTTAATATCATCAGATGATCGAGGATTTGTGAAGTACTGGCAGAGCAACATGAACAATGTGCACACATTTCAGGCACACAGCGATCCCGTTCGCTGCCACAG TCTTTCTCCTAATGATTCAAAACTGGTCACTGGTTCAGATGACGGAACAGTCAGAATTTGGGATTTCAGCACTTGTAATGAAGAATTCATACTGCGAG GTCATGGAGCTGATGTCAAGTGTATAGACTGGCACCCCAGCAAGTCATTGATCGTATCTGGAAGTAAGGATAACCAACAACCAGTCAAGCTATGGGACCCTAAAGCTGGACAGGGAATATCAACATT GCACTTACACAAGGGAGCTGTGCAGGATGTCAAGTGGAATGCCAATGGAAACTGGATGATAACTGCTTCACGAGACAACCTTATCAAGGTGTTGGACATTCGGGCCATGAAGGAGATGTATGTGTTAAGAGGCCACCGTCGTGATGTGAACA CTCTGGAGTGGCATCCAATTCATGAGTGTTTATTTGCCAGTGGTGGATCTGATGGAGCAGTATACTTTTGGATTGTTGG aAATGTACGTGATGTTGGATGTATAGAGACTGCACATGATGGTTTTATTTGGGACCTTGACTGGCACCCACTAGGTCATGTGTTGTGTTCAGCATCAAATGATCATACTTG TAAATTGTGGACACGTAACAAGCCAGGGGATGAAATGACTGACAAGTATAACACATCAAGTCATCACGCTGCTGCGGATAGTACCGAACTTG ATATTTCAAGTGTTGGACTGCCTGGAATTGGTTACAcaaagcagcagcaacagcagaaCACTTCTATAACGCTTCCTCCTCCTTCAAGAGTACATCAACAATCAGATATTGGTGTAACTGACTCGAGGGATATTGGCATCAAAATAGAGTCTGGTGCTATAAGTGTCCCAGTGTTGGGTAAAGATTTAGTGTTAACTGAGAAAGACTTAATTAACATTGCAAACACAATTAGCTCAACAAATCGTGACACATTACACGAAGTGGCCCCACAGCCACTCCCTAATGCACAACAACCACTGCCACCACAATTGCCTGTTAATAATCTACCACCTTTTGAGCCAAGGAGGAACTTTAACCAAGGTCCTAGTGATGTTCCTTGGGAAACTAACTATCCACCGagaccaccaccaccaccaccaccacatgGAGACTGGAACCAACCACCAATTGGTCCACCTGGCAGGGAAGAGTTCAATAGGCCACCCCCCAAAGAATGGGGAGAGTTTCCACCTCCAGAATTTCGACGGTTTCATGGTAGGCCTAATGAGTGGGTGCATCCTAGTAGACGCCCTGAAGGTGGTTGGGGGTTTGATCAACAGCGAGATCGAAGATGGAAAGGTGACATGCCTGGGCCACATGAATTCCGTAGAGACTTTCGTGGAGACAGAGATCATGGTGGTATGCGTGATTTTCCACCTGAACAGTTTGATGATAGGAGAATACAAGATGGTGGTGAGAGAATGTTTCATCGGTATGATGACCATAACAGACCAAATGATGGGGCCAAATTCCCAACAAGAGATCCTTACAGGTGGGAGAGGGGTGACCAGCCACAACCTAACTGGGGTGGTCAAGAACAGTTTGATGCTAGAACTTCAAACAGTGGCCAACCGCAAAAACCTCCATTTCCTGatcagcagcaacaacaacctGGCTGTGAAGAAGATAGTGGAAGACAACAACAGACAGCTCTTGAAAATAAACAGGGTCTAAATCAGCAAGGGTTTGATCCCTCTAAAGGTCCAATGAATGTGCCAACTGATGTGGCTAAAGGACCAATTCCTCAGCAGCAATATGGTGGACAAGGTGGTCAAGATCAATTGCACACAGCTGCTCCACTGAATCAACCACTACAGTTTGATGCAGGAAGAGCCATCAATGATCAAGGTCAGAGACCACCAAGTCAACCAATCAGGAGGCCTGATGGTTCTTTCCAAGGAGTCCCACCAGGCCACCATATGCCGGGACAGCAGGGTTCAGGTGGTCCTCCCTCTAGAGGTTTACCTAATCAACAAGTCAGGGACCCAAGGATGGAAGGATTGCAAGGAGGTCCACCAAAGCAACCAAACTTTCCTGATGAACACAAACAGCAAGTTCCTATGGGCAGACCTCCAGCCCCAGACAGACCATTTGATAGAGGTGATGGTCCTCCTCCACAGGTGATGCCTTCTGGACCTGGAGGACCGAGTTCTCAGCCACAGCAACCTCCAAGAGGCCCTAGAAACCGAGAAGCTGCTTGGCTCCAAGATGCTAACCAGTTTAATGCCTCAAGGGCAGGCCCAAGAAGTAATGTTCCACCTGGCCAGCAACAGCATTTTGATGCTACGAGAAGCCAAGACAATTCTTTTCCTGCCAATGTGACTTTCCCACCATCAAATGTGCCACCACCTAATGTTCCATTTGATCCTACTAAACCACCACCTTTTATGCCAAATCAACCACCACCACCTTTCAGAAACCAAGAGCAGATGCCACCACTTTTAGAGGGTCTATCTAGACCCCAAATGCATGCCATTCCACACCAAGAACCTTCATTACGTGGCCACCCTCCTGAAGGACTGGGAATGGATGTCCCAAAGAGGCAAGAACAGTTTGTTCAGAAGAGTCTCAAGCAGCATGATTCTACTGCTCCACCTTGGAGTGCTGCAGCAGCTGCTACCAAACCTATTGAACAACCTATGGGTGGTTTGTTTAATGATCAGCCAACCAACCAGCAAATACAGAATTTGTTGAATGCTAGAACACTGCTCCCAACTCCACCTCAAGACGGTGGTAGTAAGCCATCAGATAATGTACCGACATCTGTTCCAACTGAAGGATTTCACAAACCTCCATTTAGTGACAAAGGCCCTGGGCAGATGATTGATCCAAGAATTCAGAATGCCAGACAAGATAATATGAGCTTCGATCCTAGAATGGGACAGAACATAAACCAAAGAGGAGACGTAagacagcagcaacaacaacccCCACAAGGAGATATGAACATGATAATGCCCCCTGATCGGAGAACACGTGATTTCAGGATGGAAGGTGGCAGACCAGATATGAGACCAATGGGGCAGAACTTTGACCCAAGAATGAGACCTGGAAGAGAAGAGGGTGGTCACCCTCCACAACAAGAATTCCAGTTGAGTCGTGAGAGAGATATGATCCAAGAGCCACCATGGAGTAGTGGTGGCATGGACCGGGGGCAGCCTCATGATTTTCAGGAGGACAAGAGACGGACTCTTTTACCTCCACCAATTATGCTGCATAATGATGAAGATACCAACAGTCATCCTCCAGGGAGGCAGGGTGAGTTTCCTGACGATGGCCGAAGACGAGATCAACGATTTGATGACTACCGTGGTGAAAAGTCCTGGCATGGGAGACCTGATTATGACAGAGGTAGACGTGACCCACAGCGTGAGCCAAGACGTTCACCTCCACGTAGAAATAGTGCCAGTGATAGACCACCAACCAAGAGACCTCGGAGGGATAAAGAACCATCTAATCGTCATGTTGGTGAAAGGGATAGAGAGAGAAACAACGATAAAGAAAAGGACAGAAAACCAGAAAGAAGTAGAGGAAATGATAAACCCAAATCCAATGATAGATCCACTGAAAAAACTGTAGGTTCTGAAAAACCAAGAAATTCCTAG